From one uncultured Erythrobacter sp. genomic stretch:
- the murJ gene encoding murein biosynthesis integral membrane protein MurJ produces the protein MSLLRNVGTIGGLTAVSRVFGFARDILLARVLGAGMAADAFQLAFTLPNTFRRLFAEGAFSVAFVPLYSRALHGRDGEPGSEEAATKFADDVLSVFVWVLFAFSGICMVFMPAIVWALASEYGDVPGKFELSVFLSRVTFPYLFFISLVAMLSGLLNARSRFGPGAVAPVLLNIFLITGILLGDHWRGTSGDDVVVVQVLAAAVSLSGFAQLLYLAWETRRAGVKLKVQLPRLTPEVKRLGILILPATFGAGIYQISQLVDTFFATSLPQGSLTLLKLADRLNQMPLGIVGIALGTAILPMLSRHIHTGDQAEAQRLQGNAFEIATLLTLPAAAALAVCAPAFCTAFFVGGKFTATDGALMAQIVVALVAGLPAYVIVKVLNPGFFAREDTRTPVWTALVSLTFNVALNLYVVNRFGIVGLAAATAASASLNCVLLYIILHRRGWFHFTPKLVSRVARQLLATGAMTGVLWYLMPLMAERYGASLIERIWSLGVLVAAGGAIFFAAAFVFGALDKDLLAQLRRRKPARTKADDKILEVE, from the coding sequence ATGAGCCTGCTTAGAAACGTTGGCACGATTGGCGGGCTGACTGCGGTAAGCCGGGTGTTCGGCTTCGCGCGCGACATCCTGCTGGCCCGTGTGCTGGGCGCGGGGATGGCGGCTGATGCTTTCCAGCTGGCCTTCACCCTGCCCAACACCTTCCGCCGCCTGTTTGCGGAAGGGGCGTTCAGCGTCGCCTTCGTGCCGCTCTACAGCCGCGCGCTGCATGGCCGCGATGGCGAGCCGGGCAGCGAGGAGGCCGCGACCAAGTTCGCCGACGATGTGCTGAGCGTGTTCGTGTGGGTGCTCTTCGCGTTTAGCGGCATCTGCATGGTGTTCATGCCTGCGATCGTCTGGGCGCTGGCGAGCGAATATGGCGACGTTCCGGGCAAGTTCGAACTTTCGGTGTTTCTCAGCCGGGTGACCTTCCCGTATTTGTTCTTCATCAGTCTGGTCGCCATGCTTTCGGGTCTGCTCAACGCGCGGTCACGCTTTGGCCCCGGAGCGGTGGCGCCGGTGCTGCTCAACATCTTCCTGATTACCGGCATCTTGCTGGGCGACCATTGGCGCGGGACGAGCGGCGATGATGTGGTCGTGGTGCAAGTATTGGCCGCCGCAGTCTCATTGTCCGGCTTTGCGCAGCTGCTCTATCTTGCGTGGGAGACGCGGCGCGCCGGAGTGAAGCTGAAGGTTCAACTGCCGCGCCTCACGCCCGAGGTGAAGCGGCTCGGCATCCTGATCTTGCCCGCAACCTTCGGCGCCGGGATTTACCAGATCAGCCAGCTGGTCGACACCTTCTTTGCGACTTCACTGCCGCAGGGCTCGCTGACTTTGCTGAAGCTTGCCGACCGCTTGAACCAGATGCCGCTCGGGATCGTCGGAATTGCGCTTGGCACGGCGATCCTGCCGATGCTGAGCCGCCACATCCATACCGGCGATCAGGCCGAAGCGCAGCGGTTACAGGGCAATGCCTTTGAAATCGCCACCCTGCTGACCCTGCCCGCCGCAGCCGCGCTGGCGGTGTGCGCACCGGCATTCTGCACCGCCTTCTTCGTCGGCGGCAAGTTCACCGCAACCGACGGCGCGCTGATGGCGCAGATCGTGGTCGCGCTGGTTGCGGGCCTTCCCGCGTATGTCATCGTCAAGGTGCTGAACCCCGGCTTCTTCGCACGGGAGGATACTCGGACCCCAGTGTGGACCGCACTCGTTTCGTTGACCTTCAACGTCGCACTCAATTTGTATGTGGTGAATCGCTTCGGAATCGTCGGGCTGGCCGCGGCGACTGCGGCCTCAGCCAGTCTCAATTGCGTGCTGCTATACATCATCCTCCACCGCCGCGGGTGGTTTCACTTCACTCCCAAGCTGGTCAGCCGTGTGGCGCGGCAATTGCTGGCGACGGGCGCGATGACCGGGGTGCTGTGGTACCTGATGCCGTTGATGGCGGAACGCTATGGCGCAAGCCTGATCGAGCGCATTTGGTCGCTTGGTGTGCTGGTGGCCGCAGGCGGTGCGATCTTCTTTGCCGCAGCGTTTGTATTCGGCGCGCTCGACAAGGACCTCCTCGCCCAGCTACGGCGCAGAAAGCCGGCCCGCACCAAGGCCGATGACAAGATACTAGAGGTTGAGTGA
- the secB gene encoding protein-export chaperone SecB encodes MSDEEGVLTNLDTINGDGPQPNGEDTLPAVGIITQYVKDLSVENPSAPDVFQWAEPPQIDVQFNIGTEVIGTDVHEVTLKLTLTAASQRGTMYIVDLAYCGLVGMRNVPEDQAHAFLYAEAPRLLFPFARRVVADAVRDAGFPPLMVDPVDFNGLYAQQLAARRAEEAAGGKPISPVTGNA; translated from the coding sequence ATGTCCGACGAAGAAGGCGTCCTCACCAATCTCGACACCATCAACGGCGATGGGCCGCAGCCCAATGGCGAAGACACGCTGCCCGCGGTCGGGATCATCACGCAATATGTGAAGGACCTCTCGGTCGAAAACCCCAGCGCGCCGGACGTGTTCCAGTGGGCCGAACCGCCGCAGATCGACGTGCAGTTCAACATTGGAACCGAAGTAATCGGCACCGATGTCCACGAAGTGACGCTGAAGCTGACGCTGACCGCTGCCTCGCAGCGCGGCACGATGTATATCGTCGATCTGGCCTATTGCGGCCTGGTCGGGATGCGCAACGTGCCCGAGGATCAGGCCCACGCCTTCCTCTATGCCGAAGCCCCGCGCTTGCTGTTCCCCTTCGCCCGCCGCGTCGTTGCCGATGCCGTGCGCGATGCCGGGTTCCCGCCGCTGATGGTCGATCCGGTCGATTTCAACGGCCTCTACGCGCAGCAGCTCGCCGCGCGCCGGGCCGAAGAAGCCGCCGGGGGCAAGCCGATTTCCCCGGTGACAGGCAACGCCTGA
- a CDS encoding Tim44/TimA family putative adaptor protein translates to MLEIVLLAMVAAFLGLRLYSVLGRRAEQEEEPAVQRFESDDKPAGLRPAAMPAAVAPPRPVELEGVMPAVERGLREIAAADGKFNLAQFLEGARGAYRMTLEAFWKSDRANLRELCDDDVYAGFVAAIDAREAAGETMDNTLIRVEEVRIHSASLDGKMARIALLFVADIAAVTRDKDGNVIAGSLDDAVESRDVWTFSRNINARDPNWLLDETDEG, encoded by the coding sequence GTGCTCGAAATCGTTCTCCTCGCCATGGTCGCCGCGTTTCTCGGCCTGCGCCTCTATTCGGTGCTTGGACGCCGGGCGGAGCAGGAAGAAGAGCCTGCGGTGCAGCGCTTCGAATCGGATGACAAGCCCGCCGGGCTTCGTCCCGCAGCGATGCCGGCGGCTGTAGCTCCGCCGCGCCCGGTCGAGCTCGAAGGCGTGATGCCCGCGGTTGAGCGCGGCCTGCGCGAAATCGCCGCGGCTGATGGCAAGTTCAACCTCGCCCAGTTCCTCGAAGGTGCGCGGGGCGCCTATCGCATGACGCTCGAAGCCTTCTGGAAGAGCGACCGGGCGAATTTGCGCGAATTGTGCGACGATGATGTCTATGCCGGTTTCGTCGCCGCCATCGATGCGCGCGAAGCAGCGGGCGAAACGATGGACAACACCCTGATCCGCGTTGAGGAAGTGCGCATCCATTCGGCTTCGCTCGATGGCAAGATGGCGCGGATCGCGCTGCTCTTCGTCGCCGATATCGCGGCTGTAACCCGCGACAAGGACGGCAATGTCATCGCCGGCTCGCTTGATGATGCGGTCGAAAGCCGCGACGTCTGGACCTTCTCGCGCAACATCAACGCGCGCGATCCCAACTGGCTGCTCGACGAAACCGACGAAGGCTGA
- a CDS encoding murein transglycosylase A: MRLLLGLAMLLALAGCGRVIPQGSVPPPVVTAPVAPAAPVASAAANAVLAGVALGPALAALSVNDVDARGALTSFIESCPRLLTREDASGLTQRDDWRGVCDAARGIAPERARSFFAEQFTAVQIGDGKAFATGYFEPEIAGSRTRRAGFEVPVYAMPSDLVRGWPDDVPASERTGRPPLGRYDEQGRFVLYHDRAAIEDGALAGKAPIIAWAADPVEFFFLQIQGSGRLRTPEGEVIRIGYAGQNGREYVGIGGVMRERGLLGEGPGKYSGSMQGIMAYIRQNPRDGRDLMRLNKSWIFFSELKGDGPLGALGVPVRRESSVAADPAYVPLGAPVWLGLDRAEANGLWIAQDTGGAIKGANRFDTFWGAGEDARRIAGGMSGRGRAYVLLPRAAAARLGTR, encoded by the coding sequence ATGCGGCTGCTGCTTGGCCTTGCGATGCTGTTGGCGCTGGCAGGCTGCGGGCGGGTGATCCCGCAAGGCAGCGTGCCGCCGCCCGTCGTCACCGCGCCTGTCGCCCCCGCCGCCCCGGTCGCCTCTGCGGCTGCCAATGCGGTGCTGGCGGGCGTGGCGCTCGGTCCGGCTCTGGCTGCGCTGTCGGTCAATGATGTCGATGCGCGGGGCGCGTTGACGAGCTTCATCGAATCCTGCCCGCGCCTGCTGACTCGCGAGGATGCGAGCGGCCTGACCCAGCGCGATGATTGGCGCGGCGTCTGCGATGCGGCGCGCGGGATTGCGCCTGAGCGGGCGCGCAGCTTCTTCGCCGAACAATTCACTGCCGTTCAGATCGGCGACGGCAAGGCATTTGCCACCGGCTATTTCGAGCCCGAAATCGCCGGCAGCCGCACCCGCCGCGCGGGCTTTGAAGTCCCCGTCTATGCCATGCCGTCCGATCTGGTGCGCGGCTGGCCTGACGATGTGCCCGCCTCCGAACGCACCGGTCGTCCGCCGTTGGGCCGCTATGACGAACAGGGCCGCTTCGTGCTTTATCACGACCGTGCTGCGATCGAGGATGGCGCCTTGGCGGGCAAGGCACCGATCATCGCTTGGGCGGCCGATCCGGTCGAGTTCTTCTTTCTCCAGATTCAGGGCTCGGGCCGCCTGCGCACGCCTGAGGGTGAAGTGATCCGCATCGGCTATGCCGGACAGAACGGCCGCGAATATGTCGGCATCGGCGGCGTGATGCGGGAGCGCGGGTTGCTGGGCGAAGGGCCGGGGAAGTACTCCGGATCGATGCAGGGGATCATGGCCTATATTCGCCAAAACCCGCGCGACGGGCGTGATCTGATGCGGCTCAACAAAAGCTGGATTTTCTTCTCCGAGTTGAAGGGCGATGGCCCGCTCGGCGCCCTGGGCGTGCCGGTGCGGCGCGAATCTTCGGTGGCGGCGGACCCGGCCTATGTCCCGCTGGGCGCGCCGGTGTGGCTCGGGCTCGACCGGGCCGAGGCGAACGGCTTGTGGATCGCGCAGGACACCGGCGGGGCGATCAAGGGCGCGAACCGATTCGACACCTTCTGGGGCGCGGGCGAGGATGCGCGCCGCATTGCCGGTGGGATGAGCGGGCGCGGGCGCGCCTACGTGTTGCTTCCGCGCGCGGCTGCGGCGCGGCTCGGCACGCGATGA
- a CDS encoding Smr/MutS family protein — protein MRAPRGLTTGEQAAWAHLASSVKPLPGKKRPEAPALPKAAALAPAKIAAPIKPVKPLPKPRAPLHQPLAAPPPRSAGVDPIGLDSHWDRRMKAGRLDPDLTLDLHGYTLDTAYDRIMGGLDQARMMGARVVLVVAGRERPVDPADRMAKRGAIRAKLLDWLAASRHADTITAVRRAHIRHGGEGALYLVLKRR, from the coding sequence ATGAGAGCGCCGCGGGGGCTGACCACCGGCGAGCAGGCGGCATGGGCGCATCTGGCTTCCAGTGTGAAGCCACTGCCGGGCAAGAAGCGGCCCGAGGCTCCCGCACTGCCCAAGGCTGCGGCACTGGCCCCGGCCAAGATTGCCGCACCGATCAAACCGGTCAAACCATTGCCCAAGCCGCGTGCACCCCTCCACCAGCCCTTGGCTGCGCCGCCGCCCCGGTCTGCGGGAGTGGACCCGATAGGCCTCGATTCGCATTGGGACCGGCGGATGAAGGCGGGGCGATTGGACCCTGACCTGACGCTCGACCTCCATGGCTACACGCTCGACACCGCCTATGACCGGATCATGGGCGGGCTCGATCAGGCGCGGATGATGGGCGCGCGGGTGGTGCTGGTGGTGGCGGGGCGCGAGCGTCCGGTCGATCCGGCGGATCGCATGGCAAAGCGCGGGGCGATCCGCGCCAAGCTGCTCGATTGGCTCGCCGCGAGCCGCCATGCCGACACGATCACCGCCGTACGCCGCGCCCATATCCGCCACGGCGGCGAGGGCGCGCTCTATCTGGTCCTCAAGCGCCGCTGA
- a CDS encoding molybdopterin-dependent oxidoreductase has product MTKPEDDAGSRLTRRALIASAGGAALAAPLLAQELGQMIDLGLPGGPSLRPLTPDFPGKGEMIVQRIRPPLLEAPMAAFSEGTITPNDRMFVRWNWDMPTSINAAAHRVAVGGAVKAPVSLTLDDIANAGDHVEVTAINQCAGNGRGLSEPRVTGTQWGNGAMGCAKWTGVRLKDVLAKAGVADGATRVRFAGLDVPLTEGAPQFIKSIPLDIAIRDDVLVAWGMNGEPLPLLHGYPLRIVVPGWFSTYWVKMLSTIEVLTGEDDSYYVAKSYRMPAQPITPDDKDFPTVSITTMPPRAFITSHADGAVVARGKPLTLEGIAMGGDAALARVDLVGPGLELPCELGPDEGPFAFRRWSVTLSAVVQDLAEIGVRAANANGMVQPDTLVWNPSGYARNVIERITLRAQ; this is encoded by the coding sequence GTGACCAAACCGGAAGATGATGCAGGTTCGCGCCTGACACGCCGCGCGCTGATTGCAAGCGCGGGTGGGGCAGCGCTGGCTGCGCCGCTGCTGGCGCAGGAGCTGGGGCAGATGATCGATCTCGGCCTGCCCGGCGGGCCGAGCTTGCGGCCACTGACTCCGGACTTCCCCGGCAAGGGTGAGATGATCGTCCAGCGCATCCGGCCGCCTTTGCTCGAAGCTCCGATGGCGGCTTTCAGCGAAGGGACGATCACGCCCAATGACCGCATGTTTGTGCGCTGGAACTGGGATATGCCCACGTCCATCAACGCCGCGGCGCACCGGGTGGCAGTGGGCGGGGCGGTCAAGGCTCCGGTTTCCTTGACGCTCGACGACATCGCCAATGCGGGCGACCATGTCGAAGTGACTGCGATCAACCAATGCGCGGGCAACGGACGCGGGCTGTCGGAGCCGCGCGTCACCGGCACGCAGTGGGGCAACGGCGCGATGGGCTGCGCGAAGTGGACCGGGGTGCGGCTCAAGGACGTGCTCGCCAAGGCAGGGGTCGCCGATGGGGCGACGCGCGTGCGCTTTGCCGGGCTCGATGTCCCGCTGACCGAAGGCGCGCCGCAGTTCATCAAGTCAATCCCGCTGGATATCGCAATTCGCGATGACGTGCTGGTCGCTTGGGGTATGAACGGCGAGCCGCTGCCGCTGCTTCACGGCTATCCCTTGCGGATCGTGGTGCCCGGGTGGTTCTCGACCTATTGGGTCAAGATGCTGAGCACAATCGAGGTGCTGACCGGGGAGGATGACAGCTACTATGTCGCCAAGTCCTATCGGATGCCCGCGCAGCCGATTACGCCCGACGACAAGGATTTCCCGACGGTTTCCATCACCACCATGCCGCCGCGCGCTTTCATCACCAGCCATGCCGATGGCGCGGTGGTGGCGCGAGGCAAGCCATTGACGCTGGAAGGCATTGCGATGGGCGGCGATGCTGCGCTGGCGCGGGTCGATCTGGTCGGGCCGGGGCTGGAGCTGCCCTGCGAACTCGGCCCGGATGAAGGTCCCTTTGCCTTTCGCCGCTGGTCGGTGACGCTGTCTGCGGTCGTACAAGACCTCGCCGAGATTGGCGTGCGTGCCGCCAATGCCAATGGCATGGTGCAGCCCGATACCCTCGTCTGGAACCCCTCGGGCTATGCCCGCAACGTGATCGAACGCATTACTCTGAGGGCGCAATGA
- a CDS encoding cytochrome c — protein MRGLAVITAALALAGCESEPEVTFTDVAITLPDDPLDLPEGPGREAVLENCTACHSPSTMLQQPKVSAEKWQSIAKKMIEVYKAPVDPKAIPQIADYMVAVQTGGADQQGAAPAP, from the coding sequence ATGAGAGGTCTGGCCGTCATCACCGCCGCGCTGGCGCTGGCAGGCTGCGAGAGCGAGCCCGAGGTGACCTTCACCGACGTGGCGATCACGCTGCCCGACGATCCCCTCGATCTGCCCGAAGGCCCTGGACGCGAGGCTGTGCTGGAAAACTGCACCGCCTGCCATTCGCCATCCACGATGCTGCAACAGCCCAAGGTCAGCGCCGAAAAGTGGCAATCGATCGCCAAGAAGATGATCGAGGTCTACAAGGCGCCGGTCGATCCCAAGGCGATCCCGCAGATCGCCGATTACATGGTCGCCGTCCAAACTGGCGGGGCCGACCAGCAAGGGGCCGCGCCAGCACCCTGA
- a CDS encoding group 1 truncated hemoglobin, protein MLLTATASAVLMLLQQAPAEGTDWDAEFGVEVKERDPVTGEIPVEPYAQSNANAGAAPYDSAGLARDFGGREGIARIAARTVDLSEADPRIAAIFAAHDTVRLKRTLGEQFCYLLGAGCDYSGRDMRTAHAEMGVTKSDMNALVENLQAAMREAGVPFAAQNRLLAKLAPMSDQVVER, encoded by the coding sequence ATGCTGCTGACTGCCACTGCTTCTGCCGTCCTGATGCTGCTGCAACAGGCCCCCGCCGAAGGCACTGACTGGGACGCCGAATTCGGGGTCGAGGTGAAGGAGCGCGATCCTGTCACCGGGGAGATTCCCGTCGAACCCTATGCGCAGTCCAACGCCAATGCCGGGGCCGCGCCCTATGACAGCGCCGGCTTGGCGCGCGATTTCGGCGGGCGGGAGGGCATCGCCCGAATCGCAGCCCGCACGGTCGATCTCAGCGAAGCCGACCCGCGCATCGCCGCGATTTTCGCCGCGCATGACACGGTCCGCCTGAAGCGCACCTTGGGCGAACAGTTCTGCTACCTGCTAGGTGCGGGCTGCGATTATTCCGGCCGCGACATGCGCACCGCTCACGCCGAGATGGGCGTCACGAAATCCGACATGAACGCGCTGGTCGAAAACCTGCAAGCCGCCATGCGCGAGGCCGGCGTGCCGTTTGCCGCGCAGAACCGCCTCCTGGCGAAGCTCGCCCCGATGTCAGACCAGGTGGTCGAGCGATAG
- a CDS encoding DUF3034 family protein, with the protein MPAVPLPAEPPQIAYAPVLDVEVEPTPIRRAVPPVHTTMAFDEDGVQTGRARLFKGGKLLLTNGISTVEGSSGGGIARWATIAGRQMPGGIGLSAHATAVELPDFGWRSYGVAVGFGDRLELSVSRADFDTRDVGAALGIGQGYTFNMDTFGAKLRVAGDVVYGDPWLPQIAVGIEHKRSRDGALVRALGAADDESTDITLSATKLVLARSLLVNATLRYTEANELGLLGFGTAAGAGYALQFEGSLGYQLSRRAVVGAEYRSKPDNLGLGDDDWMDIFAAYALTDHLTFTAAYVDLGSIATFSDQRGGFLSAQVAF; encoded by the coding sequence GTGCCCGCCGTCCCGCTGCCCGCCGAACCGCCGCAAATCGCCTATGCCCCCGTGCTCGATGTCGAGGTCGAGCCCACGCCAATCCGGCGTGCGGTGCCACCGGTGCACACCACCATGGCCTTTGACGAGGACGGCGTTCAGACTGGAAGAGCGCGCCTGTTCAAGGGCGGTAAGCTGTTACTGACGAACGGAATTTCCACCGTCGAAGGCTCCTCGGGCGGCGGAATCGCGCGCTGGGCGACGATTGCAGGGCGGCAGATGCCGGGCGGGATCGGGCTATCGGCCCATGCCACGGCGGTCGAATTGCCGGACTTTGGCTGGCGCTCCTATGGCGTGGCTGTGGGCTTCGGCGACCGGCTGGAGCTGAGCGTTTCGCGCGCCGATTTCGACACCCGTGATGTCGGCGCGGCGCTGGGAATCGGGCAAGGCTACACCTTCAACATGGACACCTTCGGCGCGAAACTGCGAGTCGCAGGCGATGTCGTCTATGGCGATCCGTGGTTGCCGCAAATCGCGGTTGGTATCGAACACAAGCGCAGCCGTGATGGCGCGCTGGTCCGCGCGCTCGGCGCTGCGGATGACGAGAGCACGGATATCACGCTGAGCGCGACGAAGCTGGTGCTGGCGCGCAGCCTGCTGGTCAATGCGACGCTGCGCTATACCGAGGCGAACGAGCTAGGCCTGCTGGGTTTCGGGACAGCTGCGGGGGCGGGCTACGCGCTGCAATTCGAAGGATCACTCGGCTACCAATTGTCGCGCCGCGCGGTGGTGGGGGCGGAATATCGCTCCAAGCCCGACAATCTTGGGCTGGGGGATGATGATTGGATGGACATTTTTGCCGCCTACGCCTTGACCGATCACCTGACCTTTACGGCGGCCTATGTCGATCTCGGCTCGATCGCCACCTTCTCCGATCAGCGCGGCGGGTTCCTGTCCGCGCAGGTCGCATTCTGA
- a CDS encoding methylamine utilization protein produces MAVGIAAVAALFGGPVLVQAATPAALTVQVVDAAGLPVRDAVVELRSAKPPAGPIRFPWKIGMVQKNRQFTPGTLIVAKGSTVAFPNLDNVRHSIYSFSKPARREIDLYGRDQTRTHTFAVTGSVKLGCNIHDEMRGYIRVTDTPFAGKTDHNGHITLTGMAGGAASLTVWHPQIRTPSGESTSAITITGGAQSHKLKVVLR; encoded by the coding sequence TTGGCTGTAGGCATTGCCGCGGTTGCGGCGCTTTTCGGCGGGCCGGTGCTTGTACAGGCGGCTACCCCTGCTGCCTTGACAGTGCAGGTGGTCGATGCGGCCGGATTGCCGGTGCGCGATGCGGTGGTCGAGCTCCGCAGCGCCAAGCCACCTGCTGGCCCCATCCGCTTTCCGTGGAAAATAGGCATGGTCCAGAAAAACCGGCAGTTCACCCCCGGAACGCTGATTGTGGCCAAGGGCAGCACGGTCGCCTTCCCCAATCTCGATAATGTCCGCCATTCGATCTACAGCTTTTCTAAACCCGCGCGCCGTGAAATCGATCTGTATGGCCGCGACCAAACCCGCACCCACACCTTCGCTGTGACGGGCAGCGTGAAGCTGGGCTGCAACATCCATGATGAGATGCGCGGCTATATCCGAGTCACCGACACGCCATTTGCCGGCAAGACCGATCATAATGGCCATATCACGCTGACTGGCATGGCAGGCGGTGCGGCGAGCCTCACAGTGTGGCACCCGCAAATTCGCACCCCTTCGGGCGAAAGCACATCGGCGATCACCATCACCGGCGGCGCGCAGTCGCACAAGCTCAAGGTTGTGCTCCGGTGA
- a CDS encoding HAMP domain-containing protein, with the protein MSALRAGIAAARGRLTRLADFRFGSLTTRIAVAYAGLFAAVLALVFMLVAGGLARFAEASAARDMAANARVFDEILAARANQMGDSADVLARDFGFREAVATGDSPTITSALSSLEARARSEMAFVLTLEDDVLAADATGVPAPETLWTRLDAGGKRGIIRSERGLALAVAAPIETPDLVGWLVIAQPLNRVELDRLVELAPIALDARVNEAGSQPSWLRDAKANAVFEREEAERFLYHVSDVAVLQDGIAPRLVLRHTLSQSLSDYTQLNWLLATLAVCGIMMALVLSWWLARGVTAPLQKLDEATKLFAAGHHVALKIETRDEIGRLAESFNAMVQAIAERERQIHIGLHDSLTGLASRKLFVERLASSLAALGPGRGAQFADI; encoded by the coding sequence GTGAGCGCGTTGAGGGCGGGCATTGCGGCCGCGCGGGGCAGGTTGACGCGGTTAGCGGATTTCCGGTTCGGATCGCTGACCACACGCATTGCGGTGGCCTATGCCGGACTGTTTGCCGCCGTCTTGGCGCTGGTGTTCATGCTTGTCGCCGGCGGGCTGGCGCGCTTTGCCGAAGCGAGCGCGGCGCGCGATATGGCCGCCAATGCCCGCGTCTTCGATGAAATCCTTGCCGCTCGGGCCAACCAGATGGGCGATTCTGCGGATGTGCTGGCGCGCGATTTCGGCTTCCGCGAGGCGGTGGCGACTGGCGATTCGCCAACCATCACCAGCGCGCTTTCAAGCCTTGAAGCGCGCGCGCGCAGTGAAATGGCCTTCGTGCTTACGCTGGAAGATGATGTGCTGGCGGCTGATGCAACCGGGGTGCCTGCGCCCGAAACACTGTGGACGCGGTTGGATGCGGGCGGCAAGCGCGGGATCATCCGTTCCGAACGCGGCCTCGCGCTCGCTGTGGCCGCGCCGATCGAGACGCCCGATCTGGTCGGGTGGCTGGTGATCGCTCAGCCGCTTAATCGCGTAGAGCTTGACCGGCTGGTGGAATTGGCGCCGATTGCGCTTGATGCACGGGTGAACGAAGCTGGCAGCCAGCCGTCGTGGCTGCGCGATGCCAAGGCCAACGCCGTGTTCGAACGTGAGGAGGCCGAGCGGTTTCTCTACCACGTCTCCGACGTTGCCGTGCTGCAAGACGGGATCGCCCCGCGGCTGGTGCTGCGCCATACGCTCTCGCAGTCACTGTCAGACTACACACAGCTCAACTGGCTGCTGGCTACGCTGGCCGTCTGCGGCATCATGATGGCGCTGGTGCTCAGCTGGTGGTTAGCCCGCGGCGTGACAGCGCCCCTGCAGAAGCTGGACGAAGCAACCAAGCTTTTTGCCGCAGGACACCACGTTGCCCTGAAGATCGAGACGCGAGATGAAATCGGGCGGTTGGCCGAAAGCTTTAACGCGATGGTGCAAGCGATTGCCGAACGCGAGCGCCAGATACACATCGGCTTGCATGACAGTTTGACAGGGCTTGCGTCTCGCAAATTGTTTGTCGAGCGGCTGGCGAGTTCGCTTGCCGCCCTTGGGCCGGGCAGGGGCGCACAATTTGCCGACATCTGA